The sequence AAATTGACAATTATAGTTCAAGGCCAAGATGAAAAAGAAGCATTGAAAGCAATGGTCAAAGTATTCGAATCAAAATTCGGCGAGGAATAAATGACATCAGGTAAAAAATCAATAATGCTTAAAGGAATTCCAGCCTCGCCAGGAATTATAGTCGGCAGGGCAGTAGTCCTCAAAAGAGATAAAATCGAAATCAAGCCAAGCCCGATAACTGCTGCTAAGATACCAAAAGAAATCGCTGATTTTAAAAGAGCCATTTCGATAGTTAAAAACAATTTGCAAAAAACTGCGGCTGCTGTTGGCAAAAGGCTCGGTCAGGATCATGCCCGAATATTCGAAGCCCAGGCGATGATAGCCGATGACATTATTATAAACTTAAAAGTTATCGAGCTAATTAAAGAAAAACAGTTGTCGGCGGCATATCTGTATTATCAACAGGTGGATGAGGTAGTTACAAAGCTGTCGCAATCATCGGATGAATATCTAAAGGAACGAATTCTGGACATCAATTCGGTTTGCACTCGTCTCCTAAGCGTTTTACAAGGCGCAAAAAAATCAGTGGTAAAGGATGTTGAGGGTCCGACAATCGTGATTGCCGGCAATCTTGCCCCCGGCGATTTGTTGGCGTTTTCAGTGCGTAAAAAAATCGGTTTTGCCATGGAGGTCGGCGGTGTTACTTCTCATACATGCTTGCTGGCCAAATCCATGAATCTGCCGGCGATAGTCGGGCTTGGCTCGAAGATTAACAGAATCAATTCCGACGATATGCTTATACTGGATGGTTTTTCTGGTAAGCTATATATTAATCCCAAACAGAATATCTTAAAAAGTTATCGCCGCCGCCTAAAATTCTTAACGGATTTAAAAAAGCAATTATCAAGATTAAAATCCAAACCTGCTGTAACTACGGATGGCCATCGAATAAAAATATTAAATAATGCCGAACTTCCCGCAGAAACATCAAAGGTCATCAAATCCGGCGCCGAGGGCATCGGCCTTTACCGCACCGAATACTTTTTCTTAGCCGGCGCGACTTTCCCAAGCTTGGATAAGCAATTTCGCGTCTATAAATCGATACTTGAAAAAATGGGCGATAATCCGGTTATCATCAGAACATTCGATTTGGGCGGCGATAAGTTTGCCGGAAATGCCGCTCAAGCTGTTGACTCGAACCCCTTCCTTGGCTGGCGGGCTATACGCTTTTGTCTCGATAATCCCGATATTTTCAAAACGCAGTTAAAGGCCTTGCTAAAAGCATCAATGTACGGCAATCTTGAGATAATGCTGCCGATGATTTCCAATCTTGATGAGCTTTTAAAGGCCAAAAAATTGATTCGCGAATGCGAGAAAGAATTGACCCAGCAAAAAATCAGGTTTAAGGAAAATGTGCCGCTTGGCGTTATGATTGAGGTGCCCTCTGCGGTTATAATGGCCGAACATTTAGCCGCCGAAGCCGATTTCTTTTCGCTCGGAACCAACGATCTCACGCAATATGTTCTGGCGGTTGATCGAACCAACCAGAAGTTAACTCGCCTGTATCAAAGCTTAAATCCGGCTGTGCTTAAGATGATACAACAGACGATTACTGTCGGGCATGATAAAGGCATTAGGGTCGGCATCTGCGGAGAGCTTGCCTCCGACCCATACGGCGTTATCCTGTTAGTAGGCTTCGGTGTGGATGAACTATCCGCTAATTATTCATCTACGGGACTGGTAAAGCAGATAGTGCGCAATATTGATAAAAAGCGCGCCGCTGAAATCGCCGAAAAAGCCTGTCAGAAAAAAACCGTTTCTCAGGTTGAGAACCTGATTAAAAATAAGATTAAAGCATATTTCCCGGATTTAATTCCCTTGATTAACTTTATCAGAGGAGCTAATCATGTTTGATATGTCGCTTAGAGAAATCGACCGAAATAACGTATATGATAGAATCGTCAATTTCTATCAACAGCTTGTTGACGGTATCGAGATTGGCCGCAATGCCAAACTTAGAGAACTTTCCCGCGGCGGATTTAGCAGCATAGTCTTAGCCGGCATGGGTGGTTCGGCTATAACCGGCAATTTGCTCAAAAGTGTTTTGCTTGATGAATTAACAATGCCGTTTGAAATACACCGGAACTATGGACTGCCCGGGCATATCGATAAAGACTCCTTGATTATATGTTCAAGTTATTCCGGCGGCACCGAGGAAACGCTGTCGGCATTTGATGCTGCCATCGAACGCGGATGTAATATCTTATCTGTTTCTACCGGCGGTAAACTGGCAGACAAAGCCAGGCAAAACAATATCCCTCTGATTAAAATCCCATCGGGCTTGATGCCTCGCGAAGCTTTGGGATTTTCATTTGCGCCGCTTTTAACGGTTTTGGGAAGAATCGGACTAACGAAAGATTATACCGCCGAATTAAAAAAATGCGCCGAGCATTTAAAAGAATGGAATAATCAATATGTATTTGAATCTGAAAATAATCCGGCTCTTGATACTGCCAAAAAGCTTGTCGGAAAAATAATCATAATCTATTCGGGTCCCGACAGGTTCGATTCGGTCGCCCTGCGCCTTAAAGGGCAAATATGCGAGAATGCCAAACAATTAGCGTTTTGCAATGTCTTTCCCGAATTCAATCATAATGAATTGGTAGGCTGGGAGCTGTCGGCATCATATACCGATAAATTTGTTGTCGTGGTTTTGCGTGATAAAGACGACCACCGGCAAATTGCCCGACGGATGGAAGCTGTTAAGGAAATACTCGACGGCAAAAATGTCGAGGTAATAGAGTTATTCTCAAAAGGCAGCAGCGCGCTTGAACGCATATTTTCGTTAATTCAGATTGCTGATTTCATATCATATTATATGGCGCTGATAAATAAAGTTGACCCGACGCCAGTAAATCTGATAGATTACCTAAAGCAGAGATTAGCTAAATAAGGGAGATGAAATGAAAGCGATAATACCGGTAGCAGGCATAGGAAGCCGTTTACGGCCGCTTACACATACAGCCCCCAAAGCGCTTTTGCATGTTGCGGGCAAACCGATACTTGGTCACATACTGGATGAACTTATTGCGTATAATATCAGGGAAATTGTATTTGTTGTCGGTTTTCTAAGTGAAAAAATTATCGAATACGTTTCAACTAATTATAAAATTAAAACCACCTTTATCGAACAGAAAGAATTAAAAGGCTTAGGCTGGGCGATTAATCTGGCCAAGGAACATATCGACGATGAACCGATACTAATTGTCCTTGGCGATACAATCATGGATTTGGATATTGAAGAAGTTTTAAAAAGCGAGTATGATGCTATCGGCACAAAGAAAGTTGACGACCCCTGCCGATTTGGTATTGCCGAAACTAAAAACGGATTCATTACAAAACTTATCGAAAAACCCGATAAACCAATCTCCAATCTTGCCATTGTAGGAATCTACAGCATTAAATCAACAATGCTGTTTCGTCAGTGTTTAGAGGAGCTTATCGCCAAGAATATTACAACTAAAGATGAATATCAGCTTACGGATGCTCTCAGCTTGATGCTTGAACACGGCTGCAAGATGACTACTTTCAATGTCGATGGCTGGTATGATTGCGGCAAAAAAGAAACCCTTCTGGAAACCAACAGATTTCTCCTTTCGCATATTAAAACCGTAAGCGATTATAAGAATGCGATTATTATACCGCCTGTCTATATTTCACCGTCAGCAAAAATATCAAACTCCGTTATCGGACCGTATGTAAGCGTCGCCGACAATGCCTCGATAGAATCAAGCGTTATCAAAGATTCTATTGTATCATCAAGCGCCGAGGTTAAAAACTGCCTTTTGGAATCATCTTTAGTGGGCAACAACTCGTTATTTGTCGGGCGCTATCATGTTTTAAATCTCGGCGATAGTTCCGAAATCGAATATTGACGTTCGTGGTTGGCATATGTCCTCGTTGAATGTTTAGGCAGTTCGTAGCATAGCGTGACCTGCCGATCCTATGATATATATGTAAAGCCAAATCAATATATTATAACGTTACAGCTTCAGTTCACGCTTCGCTGCGAACTGAAGCAACATTTAGGGATAATATGTACTAACACGCGTAGGGGCGTATTGCATGCGCCCACTCTGGTTGCCAAGCGGTGCTTGGCAACCAGAGTTGTTTGTTGCTTTATCAACAGTCTGGGGACTTATTGCATAAATCCTACTGTCTTAAAACACGTTTGTGCTTGGCAATCGCCATGTTCGTGGTTGACATACGTTCTTGCGCGCCAATTATTCGTGGTTGGCATACGTCCTCGTGTGCCAACTTAAAGATATTTACTGTTCAATTTACTGTTTAATAAATTTAAACTT comes from Candidatus Zixiibacteriota bacterium and encodes:
- the ptsP gene encoding phosphoenolpyruvate--protein phosphotransferase, with product MTSGKKSIMLKGIPASPGIIVGRAVVLKRDKIEIKPSPITAAKIPKEIADFKRAISIVKNNLQKTAAAVGKRLGQDHARIFEAQAMIADDIIINLKVIELIKEKQLSAAYLYYQQVDEVVTKLSQSSDEYLKERILDINSVCTRLLSVLQGAKKSVVKDVEGPTIVIAGNLAPGDLLAFSVRKKIGFAMEVGGVTSHTCLLAKSMNLPAIVGLGSKINRINSDDMLILDGFSGKLYINPKQNILKSYRRRLKFLTDLKKQLSRLKSKPAVTTDGHRIKILNNAELPAETSKVIKSGAEGIGLYRTEYFFLAGATFPSLDKQFRVYKSILEKMGDNPVIIRTFDLGGDKFAGNAAQAVDSNPFLGWRAIRFCLDNPDIFKTQLKALLKASMYGNLEIMLPMISNLDELLKAKKLIRECEKELTQQKIRFKENVPLGVMIEVPSAVIMAEHLAAEADFFSLGTNDLTQYVLAVDRTNQKLTRLYQSLNPAVLKMIQQTITVGHDKGIRVGICGELASDPYGVILLVGFGVDELSANYSSTGLVKQIVRNIDKKRAAEIAEKACQKKTVSQVENLIKNKIKAYFPDLIPLINFIRGANHV
- a CDS encoding bifunctional phosphoglucose/phosphomannose isomerase produces the protein MFDMSLREIDRNNVYDRIVNFYQQLVDGIEIGRNAKLRELSRGGFSSIVLAGMGGSAITGNLLKSVLLDELTMPFEIHRNYGLPGHIDKDSLIICSSYSGGTEETLSAFDAAIERGCNILSVSTGGKLADKARQNNIPLIKIPSGLMPREALGFSFAPLLTVLGRIGLTKDYTAELKKCAEHLKEWNNQYVFESENNPALDTAKKLVGKIIIIYSGPDRFDSVALRLKGQICENAKQLAFCNVFPEFNHNELVGWELSASYTDKFVVVVLRDKDDHRQIARRMEAVKEILDGKNVEVIELFSKGSSALERIFSLIQIADFISYYMALINKVDPTPVNLIDYLKQRLAK
- a CDS encoding NTP transferase domain-containing protein, giving the protein MKAIIPVAGIGSRLRPLTHTAPKALLHVAGKPILGHILDELIAYNIREIVFVVGFLSEKIIEYVSTNYKIKTTFIEQKELKGLGWAINLAKEHIDDEPILIVLGDTIMDLDIEEVLKSEYDAIGTKKVDDPCRFGIAETKNGFITKLIEKPDKPISNLAIVGIYSIKSTMLFRQCLEELIAKNITTKDEYQLTDALSLMLEHGCKMTTFNVDGWYDCGKKETLLETNRFLLSHIKTVSDYKNAIIIPPVYISPSAKISNSVIGPYVSVADNASIESSVIKDSIVSSSAEVKNCLLESSLVGNNSLFVGRYHVLNLGDSSEIEY